A stretch of Cucumis sativus cultivar 9930 chromosome 2, Cucumber_9930_V3, whole genome shotgun sequence DNA encodes these proteins:
- the LOC101204731 gene encoding RNA-binding protein Musashi homolog 1 isoform X2, translated as MDRKLVVLGIPWDVDTEGLREYMSKFGELEDCIVMKERSTGRSRGFGYVTFATDEDAKNALSSEHFLGNRMMEVKVATPKEEMRAPPKRVTRIFVARISQTVTEAAFRSHFEKYGEITDLYMPKDQGSKTHRGIGFITFASSDSVENLMADTHELGGSNVVVDRATPKDDDFRPIGKMPQGGGGGGGGYGAYNAYISAATRYAALGAPTLYDHPGSVYGRREFRGMGKKIFVGRLPQEASADDLRQYFGRFGRILDVYVPKDPKRSGHRGFGFVTFAEDGVADRVSRRSHEICGQQVAIDSATPLDDAGAGAGASGASGTFMMNSAADSFGGYVGPMRTYGRMYGSLDFDDWGYGIGGGRPSRADWRYRPY; from the exons GAGAGGTCAACTGGTCGGTCTCGTGGTTTTGGATATGTGACATTTGCAACCGACGAAGATGCTAAG AATGCACTATCAAGCGAGCACTTTCTTGGCAACAGAATGATGGAAGTCAAAGTTGCCACACCTAAA GAGGAGATGAGAGCACCTCCTAAGAGAGTCACAAGGATTTTTGTTGCAAGGATCTCACAAACTGTGACTGAGGCTGCCTTCCGCAG TCATTTTGAGAAATATGGAGAGATAACAGATCTTTACATGCCAAAG GACCAGGGATCAAAAACCCATCGCGGAATAGGTTTCATCACTTTTGCAAGTTCAG ATTCTGTGGAAAATTTGATGGCTGATACTCATGAATTAGGAGGTTCTAATGTGGTTGTTGATAGAGCAACCCCCAAG GATGATGATTTCAGGCCCATAGGGAAAATGCCGCAGGGGGGTGGTGGGGGTGGGGGTGGATATGGTGCATACAATGCTTATATTTCTGCCGCAACAAGATATGCAGCTCTTGGTGCTCCTACCTTATATGACCACCCAGGCTCAGTTTATGGGA GAAGGGAATTTCGAGGGATGGGAAAAAAGATTTTTGTTGGTAGGCTCCCACAAGAAGCATCTGCTGATGATCTCCGCCAGTACTTTGGTAGATTTGGTCGTATATTGGATGTCTATGTTCCAAAG GATCCTAAAAGATCTGGCCATCGaggttttggttttgtaaCTTTTGCTGAAGATGGTGTAGCAGATCGTGTATCTCGAAGATCTCATGAAATTTGTGGACAACAG GTTGCTATTGATTCAGCCACACCTCTTGATGATGCTGGAGCTGGAGCTGGAGCATCTGGAGCCAGTGGAACTTTTATGATGAATAGTGCTGCCGATTCTTTTGGCGGCTATGTGGGGCCTATGAGGACTTATGGAAGGATGTATGGAAGCCTGGACTTCGATGAT TGGGGCTATGGAATTGGTGGTGGAAGACCATCTAGAGCAGACTGGAGGTATAGGCCATACTAA